The Neofelis nebulosa isolate mNeoNeb1 chromosome 16, mNeoNeb1.pri, whole genome shotgun sequence genome includes a window with the following:
- the LOC131496954 gene encoding reprimo-like protein: MQLPRSLLLVPPGRRFPPGAQGQAARGVPARGRPPAFPSPRPRMDPSISESAGAGQPPRAPRPARRDPGRRAAKNATFLNHSGLEAAGGLGGCGGGATLGNRSHGLGTWLGCCPGGAPLAATDGVPAGLAPDERSLWVSRVAQIAVLCVLSLTVVFGVFFLGCNLLIKSESMSNFLVEERRPSKDVGAAILGLY; this comes from the coding sequence ATGCAGCTCCCGCGCAGCCTGTTGCTCGTTCCTCCGGGCCGCCGCTTCCCGCCCGGTGCCCAGGGCCAGGCGGCCCGAGGGGTGCCGGCGCGCGGGCGGCCTCCcgccttcccctctccccgcccgcGGATGGACCCCAGCATCTCCGAGAGCGCAGGCGCCGGCCAGCCTCCCCGCGCGCCCCGGCCGGCGCGCCGAGACCCCGGGCGCCGTGCTGCGAAGAACGCGACCTTCCTGAACCACAGCGGCCTGGAGGCGGCGGGCGGCTtgggcggctgcggcggcggggcCACCCTGGGGAACCGCAGCCACGGGCTGGGCACGTGGCTGGGCTGCTGCCCCGGGGGCGCGCCGCTGGCCGCCACCGACGGGGTCCCCGCGGGGCTGGCGCCCGACGAGCGCAGCCTGTGGGTGTCGCGCGTGGCGCAGATCGCTGTGCTCTGCGTGCTGTCGCTCACCGTGGTCTTCGGCGTGTTCTTCCTGGGCTGCAACCTGCTCATCAAGTCGGAGAGTATGAGCAACTTTCTGGTGGAGGAGCGCCGGCCCTCCAAGGACGTGGGCGCCGCCATCCTGGGGCTGTACTGA